The following are encoded in a window of Candidatus Methylomirabilis limnetica genomic DNA:
- a CDS encoding aspartate aminotransferase family protein: MTQIGTLTDELMSQATRYLTNIYARFPVVLVKGSGVRVWDAEGRAYLDFAAGIAVDVLGHCHPKMVEAIRAQAELLLHVSNLYFIEPQIRLARALCEHAFGGKVFFCNSGAEANEAAIKLARRYAKARWSSDRYEIVCMRDSFHGRTMATVTATGQAKYSQGFEPLLPGFKHIPFNDLPAAERAIDPRTCAVLVEPIQGESGVRVPDDDYLPGLRQLCSERDVLLILDEVQTGMGRTGRLFAYAHSLIEPDIMTLAKGLGGGLPIGAMLAKDAVAGAFVPGSHASTFGGNPFVTAVAHAVLTEILDAQLPERAARIGAYFLERLQKLADRCPIVKEARGKGLMLALELSVPAKPIVDRCLERGLLILTAGDQVLRFVPPLIIGEAEVDEAMHILERVLTEESR, translated from the coding sequence ATGACGCAAATCGGAACCTTAACCGACGAATTAATGTCGCAGGCGACTCGCTACCTGACTAACATCTATGCCCGCTTCCCGGTGGTGCTGGTGAAGGGCAGCGGTGTTCGGGTCTGGGACGCTGAGGGTAGGGCTTACCTTGACTTTGCTGCCGGGATCGCCGTAGATGTCCTGGGTCATTGTCACCCCAAAATGGTAGAAGCCATCAGGGCGCAGGCGGAGCTGCTGCTGCACGTCTCTAACCTCTACTTTATCGAGCCGCAGATTCGGTTGGCCCGCGCACTGTGCGAACACGCGTTTGGCGGCAAGGTCTTCTTCTGCAATAGCGGAGCAGAAGCGAATGAGGCGGCGATCAAGCTGGCTCGCCGCTATGCCAAGGCGCGGTGGAGCTCCGACCGGTATGAGATTGTCTGCATGCGGGACTCATTTCACGGCCGGACGATGGCGACGGTGACCGCCACGGGTCAGGCGAAGTACAGCCAGGGTTTCGAGCCGCTCTTGCCGGGCTTCAAGCACATCCCCTTCAATGACCTGCCGGCGGCGGAGCGGGCGATCGATCCCCGGACCTGTGCCGTGCTGGTGGAGCCGATCCAGGGCGAGAGCGGCGTGCGGGTGCCGGACGATGACTACCTGCCAGGACTCCGGCAGCTTTGTTCGGAACGTGACGTCCTTTTGATCCTGGATGAGGTCCAGACGGGGATGGGGCGGACTGGGCGGCTCTTTGCGTATGCGCACTCCCTGATTGAGCCCGACATCATGACGCTCGCCAAGGGGCTGGGCGGCGGACTCCCGATCGGCGCCATGCTGGCGAAGGATGCCGTGGCAGGCGCGTTCGTTCCGGGCAGCCACGCGTCGACCTTCGGCGGCAACCCGTTCGTCACGGCTGTCGCCCACGCGGTGCTGACCGAGATCCTCGACGCGCAGTTGCCTGAGCGGGCAGCCAGGATCGGCGCCTACTTCCTGGAACGTCTTCAGAAATTGGCCGATCGCTGCCCCATCGTGAAAGAGGCCAGAGGCAAGGGGCTGATGCTCGCCCTGGAACTCAGCGTGCCGGCCAAACCGATCGTCGATCGGTGCCTGGAACGCGGCCTGCTGATCCTGACCGCGGGCGACCAGGTCCTTCGCTTTGTTCCACCACTGATCATCGGTGAGGCCGAGGTGGATGAGGCGATGCACATTCTTGAACGAGTCCTGACTGAGGAATCTCGATGA
- the argB gene encoding acetylglutamate kinase, protein MVDQRKRSEVQRGIDKAKILIEALPYIKAFAGKAVVIKYGGAAMTDEELKQSVALDIILMRYVGMQPVVVHGGGPEITRAMERSGLTPTFVGGFRVTDQETMKIVEMVLVGQINQELVALINSSGGSAVGLSGKDGGLIRAKKAGSVAAAETPVGLVEPGVDLGFVGEIVAVDARILRTLERDRFTPVVAPTGVDEAGVTYNINADLAAGEIASALQAEKLVLLTDTDGILDKDGALIPTLSRKEVERLIADGVISGGMLPKVQACLTALDNGVRKTHIVNGTIPHALLLEIFTSEGVGTEIIS, encoded by the coding sequence ATGGTGGATCAGCGGAAGCGGTCGGAGGTCCAGCGCGGGATCGACAAGGCGAAAATCCTCATCGAGGCGCTCCCGTACATCAAAGCATTCGCCGGTAAGGCTGTCGTGATCAAATACGGCGGCGCGGCCATGACTGATGAAGAACTGAAGCAGTCAGTGGCGCTGGATATCATCCTGATGCGGTACGTCGGGATGCAGCCGGTTGTGGTGCACGGCGGCGGCCCGGAGATCACGAGGGCGATGGAGCGATCGGGTCTTACGCCGACCTTTGTCGGCGGATTCCGAGTCACCGATCAGGAGACGATGAAGATCGTCGAGATGGTGCTGGTTGGTCAGATCAACCAGGAACTGGTGGCGCTCATCAACAGCAGCGGCGGGTCAGCCGTTGGCCTCTCAGGTAAGGACGGCGGGTTGATCCGAGCGAAAAAGGCCGGCTCAGTGGCGGCCGCTGAGACTCCCGTGGGCCTCGTCGAACCAGGGGTCGATCTGGGGTTCGTGGGCGAGATTGTGGCCGTAGATGCACGGATCCTCCGCACCCTCGAACGTGATAGATTCACGCCGGTGGTGGCCCCGACCGGCGTGGATGAGGCTGGGGTGACGTACAACATCAATGCCGACCTGGCGGCCGGCGAGATCGCATCGGCCCTTCAAGCGGAAAAGCTTGTCCTCCTGACCGATACCGACGGCATCCTGGATAAGGATGGCGCCCTCATTCCCACATTGAGCAGGAAAGAGGTGGAACGGCTTATTGCTGATGGCGTTATCTCGGGAGGGATGCTGCCCAAGGTCCAGGCCTGCCTTACCGCCCTTGACAATGGGGTAAGGAAAACCCACATCGTGAACGGCACCATCCCGCATGCCCTCCTGTTGGAGATTTTCACGTCAGAGGGGGTAGGCACGGAGATCATTAGCTAG
- the hslU gene encoding ATP-dependent protease ATPase subunit HslU, producing MEQLTPRQIVAELDKYIIGQKDAKRAVAIALRNRWRRQRLPDDLRDEVAPKNIIMIGPTGVGKTEIARRLAKLVDAPFIKVEASKYTEVGYVGRDVESMVRDLTALAVDMVKEEKTKSVQERARELAEERLLDLLLPVGRVATMPGVEPTSDASVITSTAETREKLRTRLREGKLDDRTVELEVKDRGTPMVEIFSNSGIEEMDINVKEMLGNLMPQRGKRRKVKVREAQRILAQEEGDKLIDIDEVRSEAVRRVEDSGIVFLDEIDKIAGRESSHGPDVSRQGVQRDLLPIVEGCTVTTKYGMVRTDHVLFIAAGAFHTTKPSDLIPELQGRFPLRVELASLTQDDFVRILTEPRNALIRQYVALLETEEVKLDFSEDAVQEIAAIASTVNQATENIGARRLYTILERLLEEISFEAPAMKGARVDINAAYVRERLQEIVKNEDLSRYIL from the coding sequence ATGGAGCAGTTGACACCGCGACAGATCGTGGCCGAGCTTGATAAATACATCATCGGTCAAAAGGACGCAAAGCGGGCCGTGGCCATTGCGCTGCGCAATCGGTGGCGGCGACAGAGGCTACCGGATGATCTGCGTGATGAGGTTGCGCCGAAGAACATCATCATGATCGGCCCGACCGGCGTGGGCAAGACAGAAATCGCTCGCCGCCTTGCCAAGCTGGTGGACGCCCCATTTATCAAGGTGGAGGCCAGCAAGTACACGGAGGTGGGCTACGTAGGGCGCGATGTTGAATCGATGGTGCGCGACCTGACTGCGCTGGCGGTGGATATGGTGAAGGAGGAAAAGACCAAGTCAGTACAGGAGCGGGCACGGGAGTTAGCGGAGGAGCGGCTTCTGGATCTGCTCCTTCCCGTTGGGAGGGTAGCGACGATGCCGGGCGTCGAGCCAACATCTGACGCGAGCGTCATCACCTCTACTGCCGAGACTCGTGAGAAGCTTAGGACGCGGCTGCGCGAGGGGAAACTGGATGACCGTACCGTGGAGTTGGAGGTCAAGGATCGAGGCACACCGATGGTGGAGATCTTCAGCAACTCCGGCATCGAGGAGATGGATATCAACGTCAAGGAGATGCTGGGGAACCTCATGCCCCAGCGGGGCAAGCGACGCAAGGTCAAGGTCCGGGAAGCCCAACGAATCCTCGCCCAGGAAGAGGGCGATAAGCTTATCGACATCGACGAGGTGAGATCAGAGGCGGTCCGTAGGGTCGAGGATTCCGGGATCGTCTTCCTGGACGAGATCGACAAAATCGCCGGCCGCGAGTCGTCGCACGGGCCGGATGTCTCGCGCCAGGGGGTGCAACGCGACCTTCTGCCGATTGTCGAGGGGTGCACGGTTACCACCAAGTACGGCATGGTGCGGACCGATCACGTCCTGTTTATTGCGGCAGGGGCGTTTCATACCACCAAACCGTCTGACCTGATCCCAGAGTTGCAGGGACGTTTCCCCTTGCGCGTAGAGTTGGCGAGCCTGACGCAGGACGACTTCGTCCGGATCCTCACGGAGCCTCGGAATGCCTTGATCAGGCAGTATGTCGCCCTTCTGGAGACAGAGGAGGTGAAGCTGGACTTTTCGGAGGACGCCGTGCAGGAGATCGCCGCCATTGCCAGCACCGTCAATCAGGCGACCGAGAATATCGGCGCCCGCCGGCTCTACACCATCCTGGAACGGCTACTGGAGGAGATCTCGTTTGAGGCGCCCGCCATGAAGGGCGCGCGGGTCGATATCAACGCGGCCTATGTCCGGGAACGGCTTCAGGAGATCGTGAAGAACGAGGATCTGAGCCGCTATATCTTGTAA
- the hslV gene encoding ATP-dependent protease subunit HslV, protein MIKRIREPEEKGYPRVRSTTILAVRHKGRVVVAGDGQVSFGQTVMKHSARKVRRMWNDRVVAGFAGSTADAITLFTKFEAKLEEFSGNLPRAAVELAKDWRTDRALRRLEALLVVVDREHSFVISGTGDIIEPDDGVIGIGSGGPYAVAAAKALVGFSELDARRIAEEAMKIAASICVYTNDTITIEEL, encoded by the coding sequence ATGATAAAGCGCATCCGAGAGCCTGAAGAGAAAGGGTACCCTAGAGTGCGAAGCACGACGATCCTGGCGGTGCGGCACAAGGGGAGGGTGGTGGTAGCCGGGGACGGACAGGTCTCCTTCGGCCAAACGGTGATGAAACACAGCGCGCGGAAGGTCCGTCGGATGTGGAACGATCGGGTGGTCGCCGGTTTTGCTGGTAGCACCGCCGATGCGATTACTCTCTTTACTAAGTTCGAGGCGAAGCTGGAAGAGTTCAGCGGCAACCTGCCGCGCGCTGCGGTCGAGCTGGCGAAAGATTGGCGTACCGACCGAGCCCTCCGCCGCCTGGAGGCGCTGTTGGTGGTGGTCGACAGGGAGCATTCGTTTGTCATCTCTGGGACGGGGGATATCATCGAGCCCGACGACGGGGTGATCGGCATCGGCTCCGGCGGCCCATACGCGGTCGCCGCGGCGAAGGCCCTTGTAGGCTTCTCGGAGCTTGACGCGAGAAGGATCGCTGAGGAGGCGATGAAGATTGCCGCCTCAATCTGCGTCTATACCAACGACACGATCACGATTGAAGAGTTGTAG
- the xerC gene encoding tyrosine recombinase XerC, translated as MLKSIEAYLLYLQGERAASPHTLKNYAIDLQQFRTFLRASGFPQSEPVVNGVERSNALRWAIEPAEIDSLAIRAFVADLHRRGIARSSVARKLATLRSFFRYLCREGVLQANPAKLVPTPKLPKRLPAYLSVDEVDRLLASPSEEGPAGARDLAILELFYASGIRLSELTGLDVRDMDIRESLVRVKGKGNKERIVPVGSKAITALGRYLGRRSDLIQGVKREIPAPVALFLNRQGGRLSQRGAARIVLKYLNRSGLGPKITPHGLRHSYATHLLQAGADLRAIQELLGHSRLSTTQRYTHLNLDHLMEVYDKAHPRA; from the coding sequence ATGCTAAAATCGATCGAGGCGTACCTGCTATATCTTCAGGGAGAGCGAGCGGCTTCCCCTCATACGCTAAAGAACTATGCGATCGACTTACAGCAGTTCCGGACGTTTCTCAGAGCGAGCGGATTCCCGCAGTCAGAACCCGTCGTGAACGGCGTTGAGCGAAGCAATGCCCTGCGCTGGGCCATTGAGCCGGCTGAGATCGACTCGCTGGCGATCCGGGCCTTCGTGGCGGATCTGCACAGGAGGGGTATTGCCCGAAGTAGTGTTGCGCGGAAGCTTGCGACTCTGCGATCGTTCTTCCGGTACCTGTGCCGGGAGGGTGTGCTGCAGGCGAATCCGGCGAAGCTCGTTCCGACGCCAAAACTGCCAAAGCGGCTTCCGGCGTATCTTTCCGTAGACGAGGTTGATCGCCTCCTGGCGTCGCCCAGCGAGGAAGGTCCTGCGGGCGCCCGCGATCTGGCGATCCTTGAGCTCTTTTATGCCTCGGGCATCCGATTGAGCGAACTCACTGGGTTGGATGTGCGGGATATGGACATTCGGGAGAGTCTTGTTCGGGTAAAAGGCAAGGGGAATAAGGAGCGGATTGTCCCGGTGGGATCGAAGGCCATCACCGCCCTGGGGCGCTATCTTGGTCGGCGGAGTGATCTGATCCAGGGGGTGAAACGGGAAATCCCCGCGCCTGTGGCGTTGTTTCTCAACCGCCAGGGCGGCCGCTTGAGCCAACGGGGCGCCGCTCGAATCGTATTGAAATACCTGAATCGAAGCGGTTTGGGGCCGAAGATCACACCACACGGGCTGCGCCATAGCTATGCCACGCATCTGCTTCAAGCAGGGGCCGACCTCCGCGCGATTCAGGAGCTGCTGGGTCATTCACGCCTCTCGACCACCCAGCGGTATACCCACCTGAACCTGGATCACTTGATGGAGGTCTATGATAAAGCGCATCCGAGAGCCTGA
- a CDS encoding type II toxin-antitoxin system Phd/YefM family antitoxin, giving the protein MSLKAVAAKSSPRVQHLPITLARINLGALVKRVHLNKEYFILEKDGIPVVGIMDIDEFEDYLELQDPKVREHIQKSKEEYLAGKSRPAEEFLEELRQGAGKKRKRRLTA; this is encoded by the coding sequence ATGAGCCTCAAGGCCGTGGCAGCGAAATCATCGCCTAGGGTCCAACACCTCCCCATCACCCTGGCCCGCATCAACCTCGGCGCCCTGGTGAAACGCGTTCACCTCAACAAGGAGTATTTCATCCTCGAGAAGGACGGTATTCCGGTTGTCGGCATCATGGATATTGACGAGTTCGAGGATTACCTGGAACTGCAGGACCCGAAGGTCCGAGAGCATATCCAGAAGAGCAAGGAGGAGTACCTTGCCGGCAAGAGTCGCCCTGCCGAGGAGTTTCTTGAGGAGCTTCGCCAGGGGGCAGGAAAAAAGAGGAAGCGGCGCCTCACCGCATGA
- a CDS encoding YecA family protein, with translation MVLAPAYAHLLAAFASPLIPSIESSPGTRYRVEGTRIVAERPITRQTSETVTVSRTLLRETSGDYPLALLAALVLATPAWSLTRRGRVFAVTVSLLILTQFLSLLVNIEYTKLWPQKTAVGIVVSLDYSKAKMILFDWLYAFLEFMGRGFFALLLYFGAIARIWGRPEPGSMKGSVGRNEPCPCGSGLKAKRCCEGG, from the coding sequence GTGGTCCTCGCACCCGCCTACGCCCACCTGCTCGCGGCGTTCGCCTCCCCTCTGATCCCCTCGATCGAATCCTCCCCCGGCACGCGCTACCGTGTGGAGGGGACCAGGATCGTCGCCGAGCGCCCCATCACGAGGCAGACCTCCGAGACGGTCACCGTCAGCCGCACCCTCCTGCGTGAGACCTCCGGCGACTACCCCCTGGCACTCCTTGCCGCGCTCGTGCTTGCGACACCAGCCTGGTCGCTCACGCGACGGGGCAGAGTCTTCGCCGTGACCGTGAGCCTGCTCATCCTCACGCAGTTCCTCTCGTTGCTGGTCAACATCGAGTACACCAAACTGTGGCCGCAGAAGACCGCAGTCGGCATCGTGGTCTCTCTCGACTACTCGAAGGCGAAGATGATCCTGTTCGACTGGCTCTATGCCTTCCTGGAGTTTATGGGGAGGGGCTTCTTCGCGCTGCTGCTGTACTTCGGGGCCATCGCCCGTATCTGGGGACGCCCGGAGCCTGGGTCGATGAAGGGCTCAGTGGGCAGGAACGAGCCCTGCCCATGCGGATCCGGCCTGAAGGCGAAGCGGTGCTGTGAGGGGGGGTGA
- a CDS encoding archaeosortase/exosortase family protein: protein MTAMPHEKALLTQHRDGLYFCLRFGLYTLFAFLFLYAMESRLVVPFTRRIAWLSHQALKIMGAQSWVAGASVGIPGFAVEIKNNCNAIYEIGLYASAVFAYPATLTQRTLGFVLGAAILYLVNLLRVLSLIGIGRYFPGGFQIAHLYLWQALFLALVAACWLIWLSRIRRLA from the coding sequence ATGACCGCCATGCCACATGAGAAGGCCCTTCTCACCCAGCACCGTGACGGCCTATACTTCTGCCTGCGCTTCGGCCTCTACACCCTGTTTGCCTTCCTTTTCCTGTATGCCATGGAGAGTCGGCTCGTTGTGCCGTTTACCCGGCGCATCGCCTGGCTCAGCCATCAGGCGCTCAAGATCATGGGGGCTCAGTCTTGGGTTGCAGGCGCCTCCGTCGGCATCCCCGGTTTTGCGGTCGAGATCAAGAACAACTGTAACGCCATCTATGAGATCGGCCTGTACGCCTCAGCGGTCTTTGCCTACCCTGCGACCCTCACGCAGCGCACCCTCGGATTTGTCCTGGGTGCCGCCATCCTGTATTTGGTTAACCTCCTGCGCGTGCTCAGCCTGATCGGTATCGGCCGGTACTTTCCTGGAGGATTTCAGATTGCCCACCTCTACCTCTGGCAGGCCCTTTTCCTCGCCCTCGTTGCCGCCTGCTGGCTTATCTGGCTTAGCCGGATTCGCAGACTCGCTTAA
- a CDS encoding IPTL-CTERM sorting domain-containing protein, protein MPIMTANTTNRHDNSVCPYFPYDRSGGGRGRNSRSGQERDVRTERWKGDTDTSERSDTMSYHTRGGHGRLFTIVILLAMVLGAWLSLPGAVEADTVVIDPSAGTVNRGALFRVDPTTGTRTLLSDFGNAGQGPLGDEPVGVALEAGGAILVIDRGAGTGTLGALFRVDPTTGTRTLLSDFGNAGQGPLGNDLFGVALEAGGAILVIDPSAGTVNRGALFRVDPTTGTRTLLSDFGNAGQGPLGTSPFGVAVSSPATGIPTLSEWAQVGMAALLVGGGLLALRKSQRRRSG, encoded by the coding sequence ATGCCGATCATGACCGCGAACACCACGAATCGTCACGATAATAGTGTCTGTCCCTATTTTCCCTATGACAGGTCCGGGGGGGGGCGTGGTAGAAACTCTCGATCAGGGCAGGAGCGCGATGTGCGAACGGAGCGGTGGAAGGGAGATACGGACACCTCGGAGAGGAGCGACACGATGAGCTACCACACACGGGGCGGCCACGGCCGTCTGTTCACGATAGTGATCCTGCTGGCGATGGTCCTGGGAGCGTGGCTGAGTCTGCCCGGCGCCGTTGAGGCGGATACCGTGGTGATCGACCCCAGTGCCGGCACCGTCAACCGCGGCGCTCTCTTCCGCGTTGATCCGACCACCGGCACTCGCACGCTGCTCTCCGACTTCGGCAATGCCGGCCAGGGTCCGCTGGGCGATGAACCAGTCGGCGTGGCCCTGGAGGCCGGCGGCGCCATCCTGGTGATCGACAGAGGTGCCGGCACCGGTACCCTCGGCGCTCTCTTCCGCGTTGATCCGACCACCGGTACTCGCACGCTGCTCTCCGACTTCGGCAATGCCGGCCAGGGTCCGCTGGGCAACGATCTATTCGGCGTGGCCCTGGAGGCCGGCGGCGCCATCCTGGTGATCGACCCCAGTGCCGGCACCGTCAACCGCGGCGCTCTCTTCCGCGTTGATCCGACCACCGGCACTCGCACGCTGCTCTCCGACTTCGGCAATGCCGGCCAGGGTCCGCTGGGCACGTCTCCATTCGGTGTGGCGGTCTCCAGCCCCGCCACCGGCATCCCCACCCTCTCCGAGTGGGCCCAGGTCGGCATGGCGGCCCTGCTGGTTGGAGGCGGTCTGCTCGCCCTGCGGAAGAGTCAGCGGCGTAGGTCGGGTTAG
- a CDS encoding type II toxin-antitoxin system VapC family toxin, with protein MNDIGDGPVGLDTVIFIYFIEEDPRFLPLLEPVFVAIDTGALEGVTSDVTLLETLVSPYRTSDIPLAERYEAILTRSRGIRLVELRRSVIRTAAQIRAGLRMKTPDALQLAAALSAHCTAFLTNDRDLPPVPGLRILQLRDYLPTP; from the coding sequence ATGAATGATATCGGGGATGGCCCTGTAGGACTCGACACTGTCATTTTCATTTACTTCATCGAAGAAGATCCACGGTTTCTCCCCTTGCTTGAGCCTGTCTTTGTCGCTATTGATACCGGAGCGCTCGAGGGTGTCACCTCTGATGTGACGTTGCTTGAGACACTGGTGAGTCCGTATCGTACCAGCGATATTCCGCTGGCTGAGCGCTACGAGGCGATCTTGACCCGGAGCCGGGGCATCCGCCTCGTTGAGCTTCGTCGCTCCGTCATCCGTACTGCCGCACAGATTCGAGCCGGTCTTCGGATGAAAACGCCGGATGCCCTCCAACTCGCAGCCGCATTGAGTGCGCATTGTACGGCCTTCCTAACGAACGACAGGGATCTTCCGCCAGTGCCTGGCCTCCGTATCCTGCAGCTACGCGACTATCTGCCGACGCCGTAA
- a CDS encoding FitA-like ribbon-helix-helix domain-containing protein encodes MATLNVKNLPDSLYKKLRACAKRDRRSLAQEVIQILTQATEEPTPLSILDLKGLGKERWRGLEAVAFVEQERRSWD; translated from the coding sequence ATGGCTACACTGAATGTCAAGAATCTGCCGGACTCGCTTTATAAAAAGCTCCGGGCGTGCGCCAAGCGCGATCGGCGGTCATTGGCTCAAGAGGTCATCCAGATCCTGACTCAGGCCACTGAAGAACCTACCCCTCTCTCGATCCTCGACCTGAAGGGTCTTGGCAAGGAGCGCTGGCGTGGCCTAGAAGCGGTCGCCTTCGTGGAGCAGGAGCGCCGTTCTTGGGATTGA